The following are encoded together in the Humulus lupulus chromosome 5, drHumLupu1.1, whole genome shotgun sequence genome:
- the LOC133779851 gene encoding uncharacterized protein LOC133779851: MALVLRFVDKEGFICERFFGVVHVRDTTALALKQGIYFVLSKHNLAISNIHEQGYDGASNMRGEWNGLQALICNEFPYAYYINGLARRLQLALVAASREVSQVHQFFSTLVFIINIVTTSCKRNDELNEAQSVELATKIANDESESGTGLNQIGTLKRDGDTRWGFHLDSISSLLKMFNATFVVLSKIAKEKVSYSQRGDADFACNQLLSFEFVFILHLMKEILEITRILCVALQRQSQDILNVMHIVASTKRLLKSFRDSGWDSFLMKVTSFYEQHQIDISDLDPQYVARGGRS; the protein is encoded by the coding sequence ATGGCTCTTGTTTTGAGATTTGTAGATAAAGAAGGGTTCATTTGTGAACGATTTTTTGGTGTTGTCCATGTACGTGACACTACGGCGTTAGCTTTGAAACAAGGTATATATTTTGTTCTTTCAAAACATAATTTAGCTATTTCTAACATACACGAGCAAGGGTACGATGGAGCTAGTAACATGAGAGGAGAGTGGAATGGCTTGCAGGCTTTAATTTGTAATGAATTTCCATATGCATATTACATCAATGGTTTAGCCCGTCGCCTCCAACTTGCTTTAGTTGCAGCTTCTCGAGAAGTAAGTCAAGTTCATCAATTTTTCTCTACCTTGGTTTTCATTATCAATATTGTTACTACATCTTGCAAGCGTAATGATGAATTAAATGAGGCTCAATCTGTTGAACTTGCTACTAAGATTGCAAATGATGAAAGCGAATCAGGGACGGGGCTAAATCAAATTGGAACCTTAAAGCGAGATGGAGATACTCGTTGGGGTTTTCATTTGGATTCTATTTCTAGCTTGCTCAAAATGTTTAATGCAACTTTTGTGGTTTTGAGTaaaattgcaaaagaaaaagTTTCATATTCTCAACGTGGAGATGCAGATTTTGCTTGCAATCAATTATTATCTTTTGAGTTTGTTTTCATATTACATCTTATGAAAGAGATTTTGGAAATTACTCGTATTCTTTGTGTAGCCTTACAACGACAATCACAAGATATTTTGAATGTTATGCATATTGTTGCAAGTACAAAAAGGCTACTTAAGAGCTTTCGAGATTCAGGATGGGATTCTTTCCTCATGAAGGTTACATCATTTTATGAGCAACATCAAATTGATATCTCAGATTTGGATCCTCAATATGTTGCAAGGGGTGGAAGATCTTGA